Genomic segment of Longimicrobiaceae bacterium:
GGGCGATGCCGTAGTCGAACGCGTCGAGCACCGGCAGTAGGCTCTGGACGATCCCCGCGCTGCGGCGCGCCACCTCGTCGGCCTGCTGCTTCATCATGCGCTTGCGCATGTTCTCGAGCTCCGCCTGCTTGCTCTGGGCAAGGGCGAGGAACTCGTCGCGCTCGGCGGTCACCCGTTCGAGGTCGTTCAGGATGTCCTCGACCGACGGCATGCCCCCGCCGTCGCCGGGGGCGACGTCGTCGCCCGCCGGCTCGGCGAGGAGGTCCTCGGGCAGGGGCACCTCGTCGAGGGGGGCCGGTCCGCCGGGGACCAGTCCGACATCCTCGACGAGCTCGTCCACGTCCGGGGTGGGCTCGCTCACGCCGAACGACCCTCCGGCTCATCGACGATCTCGGCGTCGACGACGTCGTC
This window contains:
- the grpE gene encoding nucleotide exchange factor GrpE codes for the protein MSEPTPDVDELVEDVGLVPGGPAPLDEVPLPEDLLAEPAGDDVAPGDGGGMPSVEDILNDLERVTAERDEFLALAQSKQAELENMRKRMMKQQADEVARRSAGIVQSLLPVLDAFDYGIA